From Candidatus Aminicenantes bacterium, the proteins below share one genomic window:
- a CDS encoding TetR/AcrR family transcriptional regulator, translating into MERLNDRQKQITAAALGIISERGLEALTMKAIAQRVGFSDAAVYRHFRDKSGMLSAMVDGFAADSLHALERIGRGGGSGLETIRGFFLDRCRAFAVDRALAIVLFAEDLFKSDPVLAARIHGVMRDHRRLLLRAIRLGQRQGLLAPLPAAHLFTVIMGSLRLLVLQWLVGGCGLDLPRAGEKLWRSLATLLAIKPRRSS; encoded by the coding sequence GTGGAACGCTTGAACGACCGGCAGAAACAAATCACCGCGGCCGCCCTGGGCATCATCAGCGAACGCGGCCTGGAAGCGCTGACCATGAAGGCCATCGCCCAGAGGGTGGGCTTCAGCGACGCCGCCGTGTACCGCCATTTTCGGGACAAGTCCGGCATGCTGAGCGCCATGGTGGACGGCTTCGCCGCTGATTCCCTCCACGCCCTGGAGCGCATCGGCCGCGGCGGCGGTTCCGGACTGGAAACAATCAGGGGCTTTTTTCTCGACCGCTGCCGGGCTTTTGCCGTTGACCGGGCCCTGGCCATTGTCCTGTTCGCCGAGGATCTTTTCAAGAGCGACCCGGTTCTGGCGGCCAGGATCCACGGCGTCATGCGCGATCATCGCCGCCTGCTGCTGCGAGCGATTCGCCTGGGACAGCGCCAGGGCCTGCTGGCACCCCTCCCCGCCGCGCATCTTTTCACCGTCATCATGGGTTCGCTGCGCCTGCTGGTTTTGCAATGGCTGGTCGGCGGCTGCGGATTAGACCTGCCCCGAGCCGGGGAAAAACTGTGGCGTTCGCTGGCAACGCTGCTGGCCATAAAACCAAGGAGATCGTCATGA
- a CDS encoding phosphatase PAP2-related protein produces MKTANVSVFSPSRAAASPRPGQAEYPWRVFFGYLAAAVLFRYLCHSLMLIPVLFNELRPAPHLPDLVLAVVPRLSWVARWNYYFWIACYFPPAFYLLYRDRRLFARFIIIDGVISLTRGLMIPLTGLGPTNRPDINALRPFDLWPAWWQLVNPYKALVRDTAGVFLTKDMFFSGHVATTFLLYLYSRRLGKRESRVFMFLQIFCLLVVFFSHLHYTIDVIGAYAITFTVFTLGDRWLCRRFPQLDGHA; encoded by the coding sequence GTGAAAACCGCGAACGTTTCCGTTTTCTCTCCGTCCCGTGCCGCCGCTTCTCCGCGGCCGGGGCAGGCGGAATATCCCTGGCGGGTTTTTTTCGGCTACCTGGCGGCCGCCGTCCTGTTCCGCTATTTGTGCCACAGCCTGATGCTGATCCCGGTGCTGTTTAACGAATTGCGGCCGGCGCCGCACCTTCCCGACCTGGTGCTGGCCGTGGTGCCGCGCCTGTCCTGGGTAGCCCGCTGGAACTATTATTTCTGGATCGCCTGCTATTTCCCCCCGGCCTTCTATCTGCTCTATCGCGACCGCAGGCTCTTTGCCCGCTTCATCATCATCGACGGCGTCATCTCCCTGACCCGCGGCCTGATGATCCCCCTGACCGGTCTCGGCCCGACGAACCGCCCCGATATCAACGCCCTGCGGCCGTTCGACTTGTGGCCGGCATGGTGGCAGCTGGTCAATCCCTACAAAGCCCTGGTCCGTGACACGGCCGGGGTATTCCTGACCAAGGACATGTTTTTTTCCGGCCATGTCGCCACCACCTTCCTGCTTTATTTGTATTCGCGCCGGCTCGGCAAGCGCGAGTCGCGTGTATTCATGTTCCTGCAGATTTTTTGCCTGCTGGTCGTCTTCTTTTCGCACCTGCACTACACCATCGACGTCATCGGCGCCTACGCCATCACCTTCACCGTCTTTACCCTGGGCGACCGCTGGCTGTGCCGGAGGTTTCCCCAGCTCGACGGCCACGCATAA